One segment of Spiroplasma kunkelii CR2-3x DNA contains the following:
- a CDS encoding zinc-binding dehydrogenase — MGGAHKIYDSTLNTFDIKYDLVIECVCNDRGTFEQAQQMINFNGTIITIGVFKKPVVFNLQQLWNQNITIHTGILNCYTLKELVLKIENKEIIPKYLVSKTFNKNEVLKAYETFMETDIFKVVVKL; from the coding sequence ATGGGGGGGGCGCATAAAATTTATGATAGTACTTTAAATACTTTTGATATTAAATATGATTTAGTAATTGAATGTGTATGTAATGACCGGGGTACTTTTGAGCAGGCACAACAAATGATTAATTTTAATGGTACAATTATTACAATTGGTGTTTTTAAAAAACCAGTTGTTTTTAACTTACAACAATTATGAAATCAAAATATTACTATTCATACCGGAATTTTAAATTGTTATACTTTAAAAGAACTTGTATTAAAAATTGAAAATAAGGAAATTATTCCAAAGTATTTAGTATCAAAAACTTTTAATAAAAATGAAGTGTTAAAAGCATATGAAACTTTTATGGAGACAGATATTTTTAAAGTTGTTGTGAAATTATAA
- a CDS encoding integrase core domain-containing protein: MHQTTPVRSPQSNGKIERFHQNYSKLFVFEEKILDAVGLQNKINDYYYFYNFERMHKSLNFQTPFQFLTNLTK, translated from the coding sequence TTACATCAAACAACACCTGTTCGTTCTCCGCAGTCAAATGGTAAAATTGAAAGATTTCATCAAAATTATAGTAAATTATTTGTATTTGAAGAAAAAATATTGGATGCAGTTGGTTTACAAAATAAAATAAATGATTACTATTATTTTTATAATTTTGAAAGAATGCATAAATCTTTGAATTTTCAGACACCATTTCAATTTTTAACTAATTTAACTAAATAA
- a CDS encoding MDR/zinc-dependent alcohol dehydrogenase-like family protein — protein sequence MKQKAFANCTNGGFILGTKINGTHAEYVRVPYGKNSVIKIPKTMNLTDALMLSDVLPTGYENVIKKIDLKQINNIAIIGDGKIGLVILLLLNKYNKKIDIYGHHSQKLNYFKKWGGRIKFMIVL from the coding sequence GTGAAACAAAAAGCATTTGCTAATTGTACTAATGGTGGTTTTATTTTGGGAACTAAAATTAATGGAACGCATGCTGAATATGTTCGTGTTCCTTATGGGAAAAATAGTGTTATTAAAATTCCAAAAACAATGAATTTAACTGATGCTTTAATGTTAAGCGATGTGTTACCAACAGGATATGAAAATGTTATTAAAAAAATTGATTTAAAACAAATTAATAATATTGCTATTATTGGTGATGGGAAAATTGGTTTAGTCATTTTATTGTTATTAAATAAATATAATAAAAAAATTGATATTTATGGTCATCATAGTCAAAAATTAAATTATTTTAAAAAATGGGGGGGGCGCATAAAATTTATGATAGTACTTTAA
- the smpB gene encoding SsrA-binding protein SmpB: MLTITINKKARYNYEIIETYEAGIVLTGSEIKSIRNNDVSINEAFVIIRKNEAFVINMIIAKYKFSTLYALDADRTRKLLLHKKEIKKILQRIKLERFTLVPLKLYLKNNYAKLEIALVRGKKNYDKRETIKQRDNERLRRKY, translated from the coding sequence ATGTTGACAATTACAATTAATAAAAAAGCACGGTATAATTATGAAATTATTGAAACCTATGAAGCTGGTATTGTTTTGACAGGCAGTGAGATTAAGTCAATTCGTAATAATGATGTATCAATTAATGAGGCCTTTGTTATTATTCGAAAAAATGAGGCCTTTGTTATCAATATGATAATTGCTAAATATAAATTTTCAACATTGTATGCATTAGATGCTGATCGTACTAGAAAATTACTTTTGCATAAAAAAGAAATTAAAAAAATTTTGCAAAGAATTAAATTAGAACGTTTCACATTAGTACCATTAAAGTTATATCTTAAAAATAATTATGCTAAATTAGAAATTGCTTTAGTTCGTGGGAAAAAGAATTATGATAAACGAGAAACAATTAAGCAACGCGATAATGAGCGTTTACGTCGGAAATATTAA
- the ftsY gene encoding signal recognition particle-docking protein FtsY has protein sequence MVFFQKLKAKREEKKQIKLEKALRKTRLTFSNDIKKLAHKYKEYDDQYLEELEEILIASDMGMNMVLQIINQIRKKVRKDWSIEDTNDYLVEVIMDLYNDPKSKQNKLNIKDQRLNVILMVGVNGAGKTTTIAKLTKQFLDQKKKVLLVAGDTFRAGAVEQLNQWAERLNVNIVKPLKEGQDPASVIYDGLVKGKKEQVDIIIIDTAGRLQNKVNLMNELNKINRIIQREIPDAPHETLLVIDAVTGQNGILQAKNFSEVTDVSGIVLTKMDGTAKGGVVLAIKDQLKIPVKLIGLGEQPTDLQEFDIEQYIYNLTKDLFNKDEVEIE, from the coding sequence ATGGTTTTTTTTCAAAAATTAAAAGCAAAACGTGAAGAAAAAAAACAGATTAAATTAGAAAAGGCGTTACGTAAAACACGTTTAACCTTTTCTAATGATATTAAAAAATTAGCACATAAGTATAAAGAATATGATGATCAATACTTAGAAGAATTAGAAGAAATTTTAATTGCAAGTGATATGGGAATGAATATGGTTTTACAAATTATTAATCAAATTCGTAAAAAAGTACGAAAAGATTGAAGCATTGAGGACACAAATGATTATTTGGTTGAAGTAATTATGGATTTATATAATGATCCAAAAAGTAAACAAAATAAATTAAATATTAAAGACCAGCGCTTAAATGTTATTTTGATGGTTGGTGTTAATGGTGCCGGTAAGACAACAACTATTGCTAAATTAACAAAACAATTTCTTGATCAAAAGAAAAAGGTCCTATTAGTTGCTGGTGATACTTTTCGGGCAGGGGCGGTTGAACAATTAAACCAATGAGCAGAACGTTTAAATGTTAATATTGTTAAACCGTTAAAAGAAGGGCAAGATCCAGCTAGTGTTATTTATGATGGATTAGTTAAAGGAAAAAAAGAACAAGTTGATATTATTATTATTGATACAGCGGGACGTTTACAAAATAAAGTTAATTTAATGAATGAATTAAATAAAATTAATCGTATTATTCAACGAGAAATTCCCGATGCTCCACATGAAACCTTATTAGTAATTGATGCGGTTACTGGTCAAAATGGTATTTTACAAGCAAAGAATTTTTCGGAGGTAACAGATGTTAGTGGGATTGTTTTAACAAAAATGGATGGTACGGCTAAAGGAGGCGTTGTTTTAGCAATTAAGGACCAATTAAAAATTCCCGTTAAGTTAATTGGTTTGGGTGAGCAACCAACTGATTTACAAGAATTTGATATTGAGCAATATATTTATAATTTAACCAAAGATTTATTTAACAAGGATGAAGTGGAAATAGAATAA